In Flammeovirgaceae bacterium, the sequence AACCGGTTATTTACTTATCAACTCCGGCCGTACGACATCCGTTGCTTACATGAGCAACACCATGCCCCTGCCCGATGACAAATATTCGCTGGCCGCGTGCACGGCCATGGCCGGTGAAATGCTGGGACTAAAACTTATATACCTGGATGCCGGCAGCGGGGCCGAAAAAGAAATCAGTGCAAAAATGATAAGCGCAGTAAGAAAAGCCGTGACTGTTCCGCTCATTGTCGGTGGAGGAATTAACACACCTGATAAAGCACAGGCGGCCCTGCAGGCCGGAGCCGATATGATTGTTGTTGGCAATGCGCTTGAAAAGGAGCCAAACCTGCTGATTGACATTGCCAACAAAGTTTATGAATGGAATGAACGCGTTGGCGTAAAGTAAACTGTTCGCTAATGCCGCCCTTCAAATTGCTTATGCAAGGGCCCGGCTTTTTCCAGATCTTCCAGTATTTGTTTATCCAACGGGCTGTCCTTAATCAGGTTATAATTGTCCCAGAATTCTTTGTTATAGGGCT encodes:
- a CDS encoding geranylgeranylglyceryl/heptaprenylglyceryl phosphate synthase, whose translation is MNILNLLYQKQTQGKKSIAVLIDPDKVAERIQLQHLIDLASENCVDFFLVGGSLVTTVNSAEIISQIKQSVSLPVILFPGNAMQVEPTADGIFFLSLISGRNPELLIGQHVVAAPVIRNTRLEVLPTGYLLINSGRTTSVAYMSNTMPLPDDKYSLAACTAMAGEMLGLKLIYLDAGSGAEKEISAKMISAVRKAVTVPLIVGGGINTPDKAQAALQAGADMIVVGNALEKEPNLLIDIANKVYEWNERVGVK